The following proteins come from a genomic window of Campylobacter concisus:
- the dnaN gene encoding DNA polymerase III subunit beta yields the protein MKVLINKNMLESIVTNTNPYLEKRDLSAITSHIYISAKDGVLNIKATDHEIGLAYKLSNVKIVDEGYATANGKKLLDIIKSLKDEEVMLETVNNYLYIKQKNSKYKLPMYKFEDFPEFPTIEGKSKFDVDAVMLGRSLKKILPSIDSNNPKFELNGAFLDIKQDFINIVGTDTRRLSVFKFQTPTEKEFSLIIPKKAINEIQKLFFDKIEIYYDENILIAQSQNFEFFTKLINGKFPDYERVIPKEVRKRLQLSRDKMIEGIKTISMLSDTMKITFSKDNITFESVIEDNSEAKTMIDYQTGLELGDEFFIGIKNRYLLDFLSSIEDENFELGFNESSLAFVVNSKELTTVIMPINL from the coding sequence ATGAAGGTTTTAATAAACAAAAATATGCTTGAAAGCATAGTAACAAATACAAATCCATATCTTGAAAAAAGAGATCTTAGTGCTATAACTTCTCACATTTATATCTCAGCAAAAGATGGTGTTTTAAATATAAAAGCAACTGATCATGAAATAGGTCTAGCATATAAACTAAGTAATGTAAAAATCGTTGATGAAGGTTATGCAACTGCAAATGGTAAAAAACTACTTGACATTATAAAAAGTCTAAAAGACGAAGAAGTGATGTTAGAAACTGTAAATAACTATCTTTATATAAAACAAAAAAACTCAAAATATAAACTTCCAATGTATAAATTTGAAGATTTTCCAGAATTTCCAACAATTGAGGGTAAATCAAAATTTGATGTCGATGCTGTTATGTTAGGAAGAAGTTTAAAGAAAATTTTACCAAGTATTGATAGTAATAACCCAAAATTTGAACTAAATGGTGCTTTCCTTGATATTAAACAAGACTTTATAAACATCGTTGGTACTGATACTAGAAGACTTAGTGTATTTAAATTTCAAACACCAACTGAAAAAGAATTTTCACTTATAATCCCTAAAAAAGCTATCAATGAAATACAAAAACTATTTTTTGACAAGATAGAAATTTACTATGATGAAAATATATTAATCGCTCAAAGCCAAAATTTTGAGTTTTTCACAAAACTTATAAATGGTAAATTTCCAGACTATGAGCGTGTCATACCAAAAGAGGTCAGAAAAAGACTTCAGCTAAGTAGAGATAAGATGATAGAGGGTATAAAAACTATCTCAATGCTAAGTGATACAATGAAAATAACTTTTTCAAAAGACAATATAACATTTGAAAGTGTTATAGAAGATAACTCTGAAGCAAAAACTATGATTGATTATCAAACTGGCTTAGAGCTTGGAGATGAATTTTTCATAGGTATAAAAAATAGATATCTACTTGACTTTTTAAGTAGCATAGAGGATGAAAATTTTGAGCTTGGATTTAATGAAAGCTCACTAGCATTTGTTGTAAATTCAAAAGAATTAACAACAGTAATAATGCCGATAAATTTATAA
- the dnaA gene encoding chromosomal replication initiator protein DnaA: MIADEILENLSTQISPEEYQSYIKQLKFNEKASDDHIIVFTAPNELMAKFINTRYADKIAHLYEVRTGIKPNIEISSTKSSKISKQNQINVKQIKTQSSILNPSYTFENFVCGASNQYAFLSAKAAAEKPGVLYNPLFIYGTTGLGKTHLLQSVGNHCLNKGKTVICVTSEQFMIDFTSHINNHSMPKFREKYRNCDVLLIDDVQFLGKTDKIQEEFFNTYNELLAKNGQIVMTSDRPPKTLKGFEDRMISRFDKAFMADITPPELDTKIAIIIKKCEFDKIDLNKEVINYIATNMGDNIREIEGAIINLNVFKTLMKEEITLDLAKSILKDLIKEKRENINFDTIVEIVSKELNIKQSDIKSKSRVTNIVEARRIIIYLAKMLTTNSMPQIANYFGMKDHSAVSHNIKKINELIQTNEIFSLKVTELKNKILTKG, translated from the coding sequence TTGATAGCAGACGAAATTTTAGAAAATCTTTCAACACAAATTTCACCTGAAGAATACCAAAGTTATATCAAGCAATTAAAATTTAACGAAAAGGCTTCAGACGATCATATTATCGTATTTACTGCACCAAATGAGTTGATGGCTAAATTTATAAATACAAGATATGCTGATAAAATCGCTCATCTATATGAAGTTAGAACAGGCATAAAACCAAATATAGAAATTTCATCTACTAAAAGTAGCAAGATATCAAAACAAAATCAAATAAATGTTAAGCAGATAAAAACACAAAGTAGCATTTTAAATCCAAGCTACACATTTGAAAATTTTGTCTGTGGTGCTTCAAATCAATACGCATTTTTAAGTGCAAAAGCAGCCGCTGAAAAACCTGGCGTACTTTATAATCCACTTTTTATATATGGCACGACGGGACTTGGCAAGACTCACTTACTCCAGTCAGTCGGAAATCACTGCCTAAATAAAGGAAAAACCGTTATTTGTGTAACTAGCGAACAATTTATGATAGATTTTACCAGTCACATAAATAACCACTCAATGCCAAAATTTCGTGAAAAATATAGAAACTGCGATGTTTTACTAATAGACGATGTGCAGTTTCTTGGTAAAACTGATAAAATCCAAGAGGAATTTTTCAACACATATAATGAGCTTTTAGCAAAAAATGGTCAAATAGTTATGACTTCAGATCGACCTCCAAAGACACTAAAAGGCTTTGAGGATAGGATGATTTCAAGATTTGATAAGGCTTTTATGGCTGATATTACGCCACCTGAACTTGATACAAAGATAGCCATCATCATCAAAAAATGCGAGTTTGATAAAATCGATCTAAATAAAGAGGTTATAAACTACATAGCTACAAACATGGGGGATAATATCCGTGAGATCGAGGGAGCTATCATAAATTTAAACGTATTTAAAACTCTTATGAAAGAAGAGATCACACTCGATCTTGCAAAAAGTATATTAAAAGATCTGATCAAAGAAAAACGTGAAAATATAAATTTCGATACTATCGTTGAAATAGTTAGTAAAGAGCTAAACATCAAACAAAGTGATATAAAAAGCAAATCAAGAGTTACAAATATCGTAGAAGCAAGACGAATCATCATATATCTTGCAAAGATGCTTACAACAAACTCAATGCCACAAATTGCAAACTATTTTGGTATGAAAGATCACAGTGCTGTTAGTCATAATATTAAAAAGATAAATGAGCTAATACAAACTAATGAAATTTTTAGTCTAAAAGTTACTGAATTAAAAAACAAAATTTTGACAAAAGGATAA
- the ruvC gene encoding crossover junction endodeoxyribonuclease RuvC, whose protein sequence is MVMKILGIDPGTKNCGYAILEKNKLKTILLEAGLIKIKPNTLQYQITELCEGLDLIFKNHKFDEVAIEDIFFAYNPKTVLKLAQFRGALSLKILQLHGDFAEYTPLQVKKTVTGKAKADKEQVAFMVKKILGINKEIKPLDITDAIAIALTHANNLRIS, encoded by the coding sequence ATAGTGATGAAAATTTTAGGAATCGACCCAGGTACGAAGAATTGTGGTTATGCAATACTTGAAAAAAATAAATTGAAAACTATTCTTCTTGAAGCAGGACTCATAAAAATAAAACCAAACACACTTCAATATCAGATTACCGAGCTTTGCGAGGGGCTTGATCTCATCTTTAAAAACCATAAATTTGACGAGGTCGCGATTGAAGATATATTTTTCGCTTACAACCCAAAAACGGTTTTAAAACTCGCTCAGTTTCGCGGAGCACTTAGCCTTAAAATTTTACAGCTTCATGGTGATTTTGCTGAATACACACCACTTCAGGTGAAAAAAACTGTCACTGGCAAGGCTAAAGCTGACAAAGAGCAAGTGGCATTTATGGTGAAGAAAATTTTAGGTATAAATAAAGAGATAAAACCGCTTGATATCACCGATGCAATCGCAATCGCGCTAACTCACGCAAATAATTTAAGAATAAGCTAA
- a CDS encoding MOSC domain-containing protein — MATLKALLIGEVKNYGSQSATDKLNLPWSSAIFKVAQNGEIFANELGFVGDSVADTKHHGGLEKAVFANSFANYADWESFLGLKNMAYGAMGENLCVDGLDESCVYVGDIHKISSLVLQVSQPRKPCFKLSKRWGNENMATHIFETGLTGWYYRVITPGSCKVGDVIEVIEKDPVHMSILEVNRLFYAPNKNLNLLEKFNSLTTLPKSWYSDMERRIQGIYSTEYMRNL, encoded by the coding sequence ATGGCAACATTAAAAGCTTTACTAATTGGTGAGGTAAAAAATTATGGCTCACAAAGTGCTACTGATAAGCTAAATTTACCATGGAGTTCAGCTATATTTAAAGTAGCTCAAAATGGCGAAATTTTCGCAAATGAACTTGGCTTTGTGGGTGATAGTGTCGCTGATACAAAGCACCATGGCGGCCTTGAAAAGGCAGTTTTTGCAAATTCATTTGCAAATTACGCCGATTGGGAGAGTTTTTTAGGATTGAAAAATATGGCTTATGGTGCGATGGGAGAGAATTTATGTGTTGATGGGCTTGATGAGAGCTGCGTTTATGTGGGCGATATCCATAAGATTAGCTCGCTTGTGCTTCAAGTATCGCAGCCTAGAAAGCCATGCTTTAAGCTCTCAAAAAGATGGGGCAATGAAAATATGGCTACTCACATCTTTGAAACTGGCCTTACTGGCTGGTATTACCGCGTCATAACACCAGGATCGTGCAAAGTGGGCGACGTGATAGAAGTTATAGAAAAAGATCCAGTTCATATGAGCATTTTAGAAGTAAATAGACTTTTTTACGCTCCAAATAAAAATTTAAATTTACTAGAGAAATTTAACTCTCTTACTACTCTTCCAAAAAGTTGGTATAGTGACATGGAAAGACGTATTCAAGGTATTTATAGCACAGAATATATGAGAAATTTATAA
- the luxS gene encoding S-ribosylhomocysteine lyase: MPLLDSFCVDHVKMKAPGVRLAKSMKTPKGDDISVFDLRFCKPNEEILPEKGTHTLEHLFAGFMRNHLNGNGVEIIDISPMGCRTGFYMSVIGTPSEEAVKKAWLASMKDILEVKDQDKIPELNKFQCGTYKMHSLDEAHAIAKKILDLGLVIINNDEIKLDVDAMGLKKH; encoded by the coding sequence ATGCCATTACTTGATAGTTTTTGTGTAGATCATGTGAAGATGAAAGCCCCAGGAGTAAGACTAGCAAAAAGTATGAAGACCCCAAAAGGCGATGATATCAGCGTTTTTGACTTGAGATTTTGCAAGCCAAATGAAGAAATTTTACCAGAGAAAGGTACTCACACTTTAGAACATTTATTTGCTGGCTTTATGAGAAACCATCTAAACGGCAACGGCGTAGAGATCATCGACATCTCGCCGATGGGCTGTAGAACTGGCTTTTATATGAGTGTGATCGGCACACCTAGCGAAGAAGCTGTAAAAAAGGCATGGCTTGCCTCTATGAAAGATATCTTAGAAGTCAAAGATCAAGATAAAATCCCAGAGCTAAATAAATTTCAATGCGGTACTTACAAGATGCACTCACTTGATGAAGCACACGCCATAGCAAAGAAAATTCTTGATCTTGGCTTAGTCATCATAAATAACGATGAGATCAAGCTTGATGTTGATGCTATGGGACTAAAAAAGCACTGA
- a CDS encoding DNA adenine methylase, whose translation MKPAKQENQAYLKEQILTYLGNKRSLLGFIDLGVKYAKDELKKEKLSCCDLFSGSGVVARFLKQNSEFLVANDLELYSFITNSCYLQNATNELKNEINFWQKRLEKEIEDNLSEGFITKLYAPKDDENIAFGERVFYTRKNAIFIDTARRLIDELMPAEMRKFFIAPLLYNASVHANTSGIFKGFHKNKDGIGQFGGRGQNAISRITSDINLTKPIFSNFSVPFEVYQKDANLLAKELSSLDLVYLDPPYNQHPYGSNYFMLNLIASYEEPSKISKVSGIAKDWNRSVFNKKSSASETFFELIENLKAKFVLISFNSEGFINQDEFDKNLKQMGKVHLLRQKYNAYRGSRNLKARNIHVDELLYVLQK comes from the coding sequence TTGAAGCCAGCTAAACAAGAAAATCAAGCCTATCTAAAAGAGCAAATTTTAACCTATCTTGGCAATAAACGCTCTCTTTTAGGCTTTATAGATCTAGGCGTAAAATACGCAAAAGACGAGCTTAAAAAAGAAAAGCTTAGCTGCTGCGACCTCTTTAGTGGAAGTGGTGTGGTGGCTAGGTTTTTAAAGCAAAATAGTGAATTTCTAGTCGCAAACGACTTAGAGCTTTACAGCTTCATCACAAACTCATGCTACCTGCAAAACGCCACAAATGAACTAAAAAATGAGATAAATTTCTGGCAAAAAAGACTTGAAAAAGAGATAGAAGATAATCTTTCTGAAGGCTTTATAACAAAACTTTACGCTCCAAAAGATGATGAAAATATCGCTTTTGGTGAGCGGGTCTTTTACACAAGAAAAAATGCTATCTTCATCGACACTGCAAGAAGGCTCATAGATGAGCTAATGCCGGCTGAGATGAGAAAATTTTTCATAGCCCCACTTCTTTATAATGCAAGTGTACATGCAAATACAAGTGGAATTTTTAAAGGTTTTCATAAAAATAAAGATGGTATCGGTCAGTTTGGTGGCAGGGGGCAAAATGCCATCTCAAGGATCACTTCTGATATAAATTTGACTAAGCCAATTTTTTCAAATTTTAGTGTGCCATTTGAGGTCTATCAAAAGGATGCAAATTTGCTGGCAAAAGAGCTTAGTAGTCTTGATCTAGTCTATCTTGATCCGCCCTATAACCAGCACCCATACGGCTCAAACTACTTCATGCTAAATCTCATCGCAAGCTACGAGGAACCAAGTAAAATTTCAAAAGTTTCAGGCATCGCAAAGGACTGGAACAGATCAGTTTTTAATAAAAAATCATCAGCAAGCGAGACATTTTTCGAGTTGATAGAAAATTTAAAGGCAAAATTTGTACTCATTTCGTTTAACTCAGAGGGCTTTATCAATCAAGATGAATTTGATAAAAATTTAAAGCAGATGGGCAAGGTTCATCTGCTTCGTCAAAAATACAATGCCTACCGTGGCAGCAGAAATTTAAAAGCTAGAAACATCCATGTAGACGAGCTTCTCTACGTTTTACAAAAGTAA
- the thyX gene encoding FAD-dependent thymidylate synthase, protein MQVTLLNHTPLNICSHAIRTCWQSFDKGDNGGEKDVELIDRVGNKFKHASTLEHLYYNFYIQGISRALLQELARHRLASLSVKSTRYTLKELKKEEKFEVGQFERAAKFIVLTNDELVDNASIKALENLREILASTTKSLDIVKYCLPECYKTELTWSINARSLQNFISLRSSKSALWEIRNLVNAIYDALPKEHKFIFEKCLPENEA, encoded by the coding sequence ATGCAAGTAACACTACTAAATCACACTCCACTAAATATCTGCTCTCACGCGATCCGCACATGCTGGCAAAGCTTTGATAAAGGCGATAACGGTGGCGAAAAAGATGTTGAGCTAATAGATAGAGTAGGCAATAAATTTAAACACGCTTCAACGCTAGAGCACCTATACTATAACTTCTACATCCAAGGTATCTCTCGTGCGCTACTTCAAGAGCTAGCTCGTCACCGCTTGGCAAGTCTAAGCGTCAAATCAACTCGCTACACACTAAAAGAGCTAAAAAAAGAGGAGAAATTTGAAGTAGGGCAGTTTGAGCGTGCGGCAAAATTTATCGTACTAACAAATGACGAACTAGTCGATAACGCAAGTATAAAAGCACTTGAAAATTTGCGTGAAATTTTAGCCTCAACTACAAAAAGCCTTGATATAGTTAAATACTGCTTACCAGAGTGCTATAAAACTGAGCTTACATGGAGCATAAATGCTAGAAGCTTACAAAATTTCATCTCACTTCGTAGCTCAAAATCAGCCCTTTGGGAGATAAGAAATTTAGTAAATGCTATCTACGACGCCCTGCCCAAAGAGCATAAATTTATCTTTGAGAAGTGCCTGCCTGAGAATGAGGCTTAA
- the flgE gene encoding flagellar hook protein FlgE: MMRSLWSGVSGLQAHQIAMDVEGNNIANVNTYGYKYNRANFADILSQTPRVATAPQGQLGGQNAMQIGLGTTINSTTRIFSQGTLTSTDKQTDLALQGNGFFVVSPDGGTTRYYTRNGDFVRDKAGNFVNNSGYIVQGWTRDEETGTIDSTGPIKNIVIKEGLTTPARATTEVKIKGNLDSGNTIGQRSTPIYSLDSVAGGRDYNNDGILDPNEVHNENDVNNDQFYTNSRKEQSLTERGVDLGVTFDELGNGLALRDGQGIWVSYANAKTEKFTVGSGLPQSIGQINPAATLDITINGTNIKSQANTITSISDVAAAINAQYNKTGVRAEISEGNKLTLINRNNSGTTEETKNIHLKVNGGNTVTGLADKDIITAYQYVYTSSQTTAVHPNNDKIARQITTTEDLRAAMQEDARNHVDYNGDGQINANSDALDAAKLATAAHRIAPGTGGAAITNTAYQTAYNTAYAAAAGTPDQKHAAGITALQALAGDDTNDGVKITVNKLGQFQLENPSNEVADHALYMTTTGLTKPAQGTNNSAINENVRLTTIMKALDGALSPGQALRASGKMMMSSHGSTAEIFDSLGSKHTVSIKWTKTGTTTDGGTEWSMVIQVPEPAKINYTGEGPDNVITGTARFNANGSLASFHPATITFSANNGSQSGQNISLNFGLGTDFNGLTSFDKDSSTESISQDGYTGGTLNGIKIDETGTIIGSFSNGQSFGLAKVALATFTNNEGLQSEGGNVFSQTANSGEAVIGAAGTGDKGTIAASKLEASNVDLSRALTDLIVIQRGFQANSKTITTSDEMLNTLLQLKQ; this comes from the coding sequence ATGATGAGATCACTTTGGTCTGGTGTTTCAGGCCTACAAGCCCACCAGATAGCCATGGACGTAGAAGGCAACAATATCGCAAACGTTAATACTTATGGTTATAAATACAACCGTGCAAATTTTGCTGATATACTAAGCCAAACTCCAAGAGTCGCTACAGCTCCACAAGGTCAGCTAGGCGGTCAAAATGCTATGCAAATAGGTCTAGGAACGACTATAAACTCAACTACGAGAATTTTCTCACAAGGCACACTAACATCTACTGATAAGCAAACAGACCTTGCACTTCAAGGAAATGGTTTCTTCGTCGTATCTCCAGATGGTGGAACTACAAGATACTATACAAGAAATGGTGACTTTGTCCGTGATAAAGCTGGAAATTTTGTAAACAATAGTGGCTATATCGTTCAAGGCTGGACAAGAGATGAAGAGACTGGCACTATCGACTCAACTGGACCGATAAAAAATATTGTGATAAAAGAGGGTCTTACCACTCCAGCAAGAGCGACAACAGAAGTAAAGATAAAAGGCAACCTTGACTCAGGCAACACCATAGGACAAAGAAGTACGCCTATTTATTCACTAGACTCTGTTGCTGGTGGACGTGACTATAACAATGACGGAATTTTAGATCCAAACGAAGTCCATAACGAAAATGATGTAAATAATGATCAGTTTTATACAAACTCAAGAAAAGAGCAAAGCTTAACAGAGCGTGGCGTCGATCTTGGCGTTACATTTGACGAGCTTGGAAATGGCCTTGCTTTAAGAGATGGACAAGGTATCTGGGTGAGCTATGCAAATGCTAAAACCGAAAAATTTACAGTAGGAAGTGGATTGCCACAAAGTATCGGACAGATAAACCCAGCAGCAACACTTGATATCACGATCAATGGCACAAACATCAAATCTCAAGCTAACACAATAACAAGCATCAGTGATGTTGCAGCTGCTATTAACGCTCAATACAATAAAACTGGCGTTAGAGCTGAAATTTCAGAAGGTAATAAACTAACGCTTATAAATAGAAATAACTCAGGCACTACTGAAGAAACAAAAAATATCCATCTAAAAGTAAATGGTGGAAATACGGTTACTGGTTTAGCTGATAAAGATATCATCACAGCTTATCAATATGTCTATACAAGCTCACAAACAACAGCTGTTCACCCAAATAACGATAAAATCGCAAGACAAATAACAACAACAGAAGATCTTCGCGCTGCTATGCAAGAAGATGCTAGAAACCACGTTGACTATAACGGCGACGGCCAAATAAACGCAAACTCAGATGCACTAGATGCTGCAAAACTAGCAACCGCAGCACATAGAATAGCACCTGGAACTGGTGGAGCAGCCATAACTAACACTGCATATCAAACAGCTTATAATACAGCATATGCCGCTGCAGCTGGTACTCCAGATCAAAAACACGCAGCTGGTATCACAGCACTTCAAGCACTTGCAGGCGATGATACAAACGATGGTGTAAAGATCACTGTAAATAAACTAGGTCAATTTCAACTAGAAAATCCATCAAATGAAGTAGCTGATCATGCACTTTACATGACAACAACTGGTCTTACAAAGCCAGCTCAAGGTACAAATAATTCAGCTATAAATGAAAACGTTAGGCTTACAACTATTATGAAAGCACTTGATGGTGCACTAAGCCCTGGCCAAGCTTTAAGAGCAAGTGGAAAGATGATGATGTCAAGCCACGGCTCAACGGCAGAAATTTTTGACTCACTTGGCTCAAAACACACAGTTAGTATCAAATGGACAAAGACAGGTACTACAACAGATGGCGGAACTGAGTGGAGCATGGTTATACAAGTGCCAGAGCCAGCTAAGATAAACTATACAGGTGAAGGCCCAGATAACGTTATAACTGGAACAGCTAGATTTAACGCAAATGGCTCACTTGCAAGTTTCCACCCAGCAACGATAACATTTTCAGCTAACAACGGCTCACAAAGTGGCCAAAACATTAGTCTAAATTTTGGTCTTGGAACTGACTTTAACGGCTTAACAAGCTTTGATAAAGACTCATCAACCGAGTCAATCTCACAAGATGGCTACACAGGTGGCACATTAAACGGCATAAAAATAGATGAGACTGGAACGATAATAGGCTCATTTTCAAATGGTCAAAGCTTTGGCCTAGCTAAAGTAGCACTTGCTACCTTTACAAATAACGAAGGTCTTCAAAGCGAGGGCGGAAATGTCTTTTCACAAACCGCAAACTCAGGTGAAGCAGTCATCGGTGCAGCTGGTACAGGCGATAAGGGAACGATCGCAGCTTCAAAACTTGAAGCTAGTAACGTCGATCTAAGCCGTGCGCTAACAGATCTTATCGTTATTCAAAGAGGTTTCCAAGCAAACTCAAAAACGATTACAACAAGTGATGAGATGTTAAATACACTTCTTCAATTAAAACAATAA